Sequence from the Methanobrevibacter arboriphilus genome:
TTCTATCTCATTCTTAAGAAGTTTATTTACAAGTTTTCCATCAGCTTTTCCTTTAAGTTTTCCCATAGCCATTCCCATCAATGGGCCCATAGCACCCATTTTTCTTTCTTCAACCATAGAACTATTTTTAGCAACTATATCCTCAATAATACTCAGAACCTCATTTTCATCAAGAACTAAAAGGTTATTATTTTTAGCTATTTCTTCTGGATCTAAAGTAGGGTTTTCAGATATTGCAATAATAATCTTGTTTACAGCATCTTTAGATATTTTTGAATCAGCAAGAAGATTAAAAATAGATATTAATGATTCATTATTAACATTTGAAATATTGTATCCTTCTCTTTTTATTTCTCTCAGATCATAAGCTAAAACAGAGGCTATAGTTGTAGAATCAATATTAGAACCTTCAATTTTTGAAACAATATATTCAAAATCATCAGCTCTTAACCTTCTAACTAACTGATTAGCCAGATCATCACTTAAACTATATTCTTTTATAATTCTTTCTTTTTTCACATCAGGAAGCTCTGGTAAATTATTCTTAATATTTTCTATAGAATCCTCTTCAATTTTAAACAAGGGAATATCAGTTTCTAAATACATTCTACTAGAAGTAGGAAGAGGTCTCATATATTCAGTATTTCCATCATCAAGAGATTTTCTAGTTTCTTCAATAACACCTTCAAATGCCATATTTGCTCGTCTTATAACTTCTTCTAATGCAGAAATAGCAATTTCCTCATTATGAGCAACTATAATTATTGCATCACCATCATCCACATTTAAATGACTTTTCATGGATTCAACTTCTTCTGCAGTGATACCATAAGCAGGAAGCTCATCAGTGTGAAAAATACCAGAAACTCCTCTTTTTTTAGCATAACTGGCAATTTCAGTTCCAAATCTTCGCCCTTCTTGAACCTCTTCACCAACTAAACCAGCAAAACCCTTTAAAACAACGCATTTTACAGATTCTGCTCCAGAAATAATCTTTGAAGAACTATTTTTAAAAATAATATTTAAATCATGAATTTCATCAAGAACCTTTGCATTTCGCTTTTCAAGTTCCTCTCTAATTTCAATAAGTTTTAATTGTCTTTGAACTTCATTTTCAACAATTTTAGGCATTAAATCAAGGTTTTGAACACCCTTTATTTCACAACGAGCCCCTTTAGCTATTGAGATATTTAAATCCTGTCTTATAGTTCCAAGCCCTCTTTTAACATTAGTACTTCTTAAAACTTGACCTAAAGCATAAGCTACTTCTTTCACCTGTTCAGGATGATGTATTGAAGGATCAGTAGTAATTTCAACAAGAGGAATTCCTAACCTATCAAGTCTAAAATGAGTATAATACTCAGCAGAAGTACTTTGATTATTTTTAATATCAATAGCAATTCTTTTAGAAGCATCTTCTTCTAAACAAAGATTTTCAATATTTACTCTACCATGAGGAGTATCAAGGTATCCGTTAGTAGCTACAAGTCCAGTACGTTGAAATCCACCAGTATTACTTCCATCAATAACCTGTTTCCTCATCGTGTGAAATTCATCCACAATTTGCATATTTAAAAGAGTAGCTATGACCATAGAAAGCTCTAAAGCCTCCTGATTTAAACTATGAGGAGGCTCATCATCTGTTTCAACAAGACATGTATGATAATAATAAGCCTCATAATTAAATTTCATCTTCCTAAAAGATTCTTGAAGAGCAGCCCTATCGATTTGACCTAATTCACTTTGAGTAGGCCTTAAATTTCTTTTTATTTCCTCATCAAACATTTCATCTACAAGTTCAGTTTCACAAGGACAAAACAACTTGCTCTTAGTATTCAACTGTTGATGAATCTCTAATCCCATTTTAAGACCTAATTCACTCCAATCCATAAAATCACATAACCATAAATAATTAAACAATCACTAGCTAAAGTATAGCTATAATATTTTTAAATAAAGATTTAAATATATACATAGTTAAATTAAAAAATATTTTAAATAAATTAACAAGTATCTTATAAACTAATAAATATCTTATAAACTGATAATATCTTATAATTAAAGTAATATTAGAATAATATTAAATTAATATTAATATAACTAATATGTTTACAATCAATTTAAAAAGTATTTTAAAGAAGATTTTTCAGATAATTCTCCAGCAATATTAGTTTCCATAATATTTTTAACTTCATCAAATTTATCATTTTGACCTAAGGCCCAACAAAGTTTAACATAAGCAACTTCAGGAGTCATATCTCCACCAGATATAACATTAGCATTAATCAACTTTCTTCCAGTACTATATACATTCATATTTACTTTACCATATAAACACTGAGAAGTCATAATAATAGGGATATTTTCATCATTTGCTCTTTTAATTGAATCAAGCATATAATCTGGAACATGACCAAGTCCAGTCCCTTCAATAACCAATCCTTTAAAACCTTTATCAATATGATAATCAATTAGTTCATTTTTAATTCCTGGGAAACTTTTTATAATTGCTATTTTAGACTCTAGTTTATCTCTTAAGATTAAATCTCTAGAGTCCCTTTTATTATAATCAACATTTGGATTTATATTAATTATTTTAGAATCCTTTAACCTAGCTATAGGCTCAGAATTAATACTTCTAAAAGTGTCTCTTCTACTTGTATGCATCTTACGGACTTTTGTTCCTTTATGTAAGCAACAATAACCATCATCCAATCCTTCATGCATGCAAACAGTAATATCAGCAATTTCAGATTTAGCAGCACCGATAGAATTAAATAAATTTAGATAAGCATCGGTAGAAGGTCTATCAGAGCTTCTTTGAGCACCTGTAACAACAACAGGAACTGGTGTTTCCAAAATAAAACTAAGAGCAGCTGAAGTATAGTGCATAGTATCAGTTCCATGAGCTACAACTACACCATCAACA
This genomic interval carries:
- the gatE gene encoding Glu-tRNA(Gln) amidotransferase subunit GatE — encoded protein: MDWSELGLKMGLEIHQQLNTKSKLFCPCETELVDEMFDEEIKRNLRPTQSELGQIDRAALQESFRKMKFNYEAYYYHTCLVETDDEPPHSLNQEALELSMVIATLLNMQIVDEFHTMRKQVIDGSNTGGFQRTGLVATNGYLDTPHGRVNIENLCLEEDASKRIAIDIKNNQSTSAEYYTHFRLDRLGIPLVEITTDPSIHHPEQVKEVAYALGQVLRSTNVKRGLGTIRQDLNISIAKGARCEIKGVQNLDLMPKIVENEVQRQLKLIEIREELEKRNAKVLDEIHDLNIIFKNSSSKIISGAESVKCVVLKGFAGLVGEEVQEGRRFGTEIASYAKKRGVSGIFHTDELPAYGITAEEVESMKSHLNVDDGDAIIIVAHNEEIAISALEEVIRRANMAFEGVIEETRKSLDDGNTEYMRPLPTSSRMYLETDIPLFKIEEDSIENIKNNLPELPDVKKERIIKEYSLSDDLANQLVRRLRADDFEYIVSKIEGSNIDSTTIASVLAYDLREIKREGYNISNVNNESLISIFNLLADSKISKDAVNKIIIAISENPTLDPEEIAKNNNLLVLDENEVLSIIEDIVAKNSSMVEERKMGAMGPLMGMAMGKLKGKADGKLVNKLLKNEIEKLI
- the gatD gene encoding Glu-tRNA(Gln) amidotransferase subunit GatD gives rise to the protein MSYKKLAKSFLDSANVSIGDTVKVEKNKVFYEGMLLDRSEDSDDGYIVLKLDSGYNLGVNISDAKIELIKKGKEPKIQFDSLKIEEDTNKMDISIISTGGTVSSVIDYKTGAVHPAFTADDLLRANPELLDIANYKVKALYNILSENMKPEYWVEAANSIANEISDGVDGVVVAHGTDTMHYTSAALSFILETPVPVVVTGAQRSSDRPSTDAYLNLFNSIGAAKSEIADITVCMHEGLDDGYCCLHKGTKVRKMHTSRRDTFRSINSEPIARLKDSKIININPNVDYNKRDSRDLILRDKLESKIAIIKSFPGIKNELIDYHIDKGFKGLVIEGTGLGHVPDYMLDSIKRANDENIPIIMTSQCLYGKVNMNVYSTGRKLINANVISGGDMTPEVAYVKLCWALGQNDKFDEVKNIMETNIAGELSEKSSLKYFLN